The Phlebotomus papatasi isolate M1 chromosome 3, Ppap_2.1, whole genome shotgun sequence genomic sequence CAATATAAATTCCCAAGGTCTCGCATGGGCTGTCAAGGATATGATCTTTACATTCACACGCATCGTCAATGCGTGGATCATTGTAAAAGGCTATATGTATGACATTCCACCGGGTCTCAAGAAGGTCAAGCAATCGTGCTCAGAGGGATTTGATGAGAGTTTTATGAAATGGCAAGAAGCCACTTTGGATTTCCTTGAGAATCTAACTGAGTCCTTCGAGAAGCTGGATAATTTGGTGCAGAGCCAGAAGAATCGTCTTGGGTCGAATGGACGAAAGGAAGATAAGGATATCGGGAGGAAGAAAAATAGTGATATTTCGGATGAATCAAAAGATGATGACTTCTTTGATGACTTCACTCAAGTGTCTCCTGTAAAATTCTCTTCAGACTTTTGCAGTGAGACCAAAGTTGAGACTATCCGAGATGGAGGATATATTCGTACAGGGATATACAATCCTCTGCAGACGACAAATTCAAATCTCCAAATAGATTCTCAACAATTGCTGCAATGGGAGCAAAGTATCTTTCCGCAGAAAAAATCACCTGGTGTTTCTGCAGAAAGTCCAGTGAAACTTGCAACAAAGCACTCACCTGATAATCAGCCAGAAAGTCCTGAGAAGTATCTTGCATTTCTTCGAGAGAAATACGGAAGTGAGCAAGTTAATCCTGAAGATACACTCATCTGGATATTACTGTCCAAATTGTATGAGATGAAGGATGCTTCGCTT encodes the following:
- the LOC129807971 gene encoding protein mitoshell; translated protein: MNSQSSDRKNSSSANDFPSIVPYTQFATQNFIPLTPSPVPTIAPLAITLPLFYKHANDGASGGTVNGDGGLVLNVKGDAGSWRSRPISGPDSANFTRTALRGCEIAEKIVHNHKNRPCFKKIDSLCARLKQDLSRQDSVLANINSQGLAWAVKDMIFTFTRIVNAWIIVKGYMYDIPPGLKKVKQSCSEGFDESFMKWQEATLDFLENLTESFEKLDNLVQSQKNRLGSNGRKEDKDIGRKKNSDISDESKDDDFFDDFTQVSPVKFSSDFCSETKVETIRDGGYIRTGIYNPLQTTNSNLQIDSQQLLQWEQSIFPQKKSPGVSAESPVKLATKHSPDNQPESPEKYLAFLREKYGSEQVNPEDTLIWILLSKLYEMKDASLFFNKHFTKNYVPDYVATAFTCKDMKSIMISIEKRSYPTLSAVVKDLGAIIYDAKSYIKKNPDSGFLATNTKAFQTELKSILNDEIFSHYNFDYIFIDP